The following nucleotide sequence is from Acidiferrobacteraceae bacterium.
TTTTTTGCCGGTAGCGCGCCCGGTCGGCGTGAATCTGGTTACGCAGGGCCTTGCCCGGGTCCACGTCAAAAATATCCAGGTTGAGCAGGCTCAGGTCGGGTAACACCTCACCAACCCGTACGAACCGGTTCCCGTCCCGAAACCAGATCGCCGCCTGACGGCGACCCACCGCCTGGCCCAGGGCCTGGGCACGACCCTCGGCCGCGAGATCGGAACTGTACGGGACCACGAATTCTCCCAAAAGCACACCCGCCAGAACAAAAACGGATCCCCCGAGCATGATGGAGCCCACCAGCCGCGCCAGGGAAAGGCCACCGGCCCGCATCGCCGTGAGCTCGGAATTGAGGGCCAGCACCGATAGCCCGGCGATGGTCCCGACCAGGGTCGCCGCGGGAAAGATTTCATAGGTCCGCTCGGGCAGATTGAGCACCACATAAAGCAGCAGCGCACCGAGGTTGAAATGGGCGCGTCCCAGGTCACTGACGCCGTCCAGAAACAGGACCACCGAGAAAAGGCCGAGGACAACGACAAATACGAACAGCGTGCTCGTGATCAGTGTGCGCGCCACATGACGGTCCAGCGTGGTCAGGATCATGGGCGCCCCCAGGGCAGGGAAATCGAAAGCAGGGGCTTGCCCAGGTGTCGACGACAGAGGAACCACGACGCCACGGCAATGAACAGCAGGTGTATCCACCAAAGGCCCACGGCCGGCGGAATCCGGCCGTCCCGGATCAGGGTCTTGCCGATACCCGTTACGTTCATGTACAGGAAGAAGAACACAACGGACACAAACAGGTTGAAGAACCTTCCCCGCCGCGGTTCCGTGTAGGACAGTGCCAGGGCAAAGGCCGCCAGGACAAAGACCATAATGGGTTTGCTGATTCGCCCCTGTAGCTCCGCCTGCCGGGTAGCAGCGGTGCCAATGTCCGAGCGCAACAGTTTTCCGGTCGCGGCTGCTTGCAGGTTATCCTTTTTGCGGGCCGCACGGGTAGCGGGGGTGATCCGGAGACGATAGGAATCGAACTCCACGGTCCGGTACTCGCCGGAACCGGCTGTGCCTTCATAGGAAACCCCCCGGCTCAGCTGCAGGGTCTCCTCGCCCGTTGCCACGTCCTTAAACTGCCGGCCCTTGGCCGCCACGATCACCCGTCCGGGGGTCCCCCCCTGCTCCACAAAGATGTTGTGCAGCACGGTTCCGTCCGTTTGCTCCACGTAGACCACGGAACCGCTGCGGCGACTGGAATTGAAGGCTCCCTGGCTGATCCAGCCGATGTCCTTCCGCTCCGCGACGTGCCGGCTCACGCTGTCGATTGCCTGAAAAACGATCGGCGGGAAGATACCAGTGCGAAGATCAGTACCGGTCGAAGCAGACGCGTAGTGCCGATGCCACAAGCGGATAGTACGGCCATCTCACTGTCGCGGTACCAACGGGTCAGCGTAAACAGCACACCGATATAGACGGACAACAACATCAATACGCCATAGTCCTTGAGGGTATTCAGGACCAGCATCACGAGCAGGACGTTCCGTTTTGGCGCATCTTCCGCCGTTTGCGCCAAAAGCACTCCCGCACCCTGCATCAGGAACAGGGAGCTCAATACGACAATCATGGCAATGGTCGCCGTCGCCGCTTCGCGGTAGAACGAACGTTCGATGATCTTCAAACTCACCTGCGCGGCCCAACCAGTCGTGAAATCATACGCATCCCTCTATAATACACGCTAAAATGCCGCCCAAGGCGACACTTCCCGACAACCCCAAATCAAACAAGAAGCGATTCCATGGAATACAAATTCGAACGAGCCGATCCGGTTTCCCATGCCTGTGACTGTCTTGTGGTAGGCATTTTCGAGGGACCGGCACTGACCCCCACGGCCGAGGCCCTGAACCGCGCCAGTGGCGGTCGCATCGCCGAACTGACCGAAAGCGGCGACATGGAAGGCAAGAAGGACCAGTCCCTGCTGGTGCACGACCTGCCAGGCGTCACGGGCAAACGCGTGCTCCTGGTCGGCCTCGGAAAAGTGGACAAGTTCGACGAGGATCGCTATCGCGCGACCGTCGCCGCGGCGGCGAAGCGGCTGGACCGCACCGCCACCCGGCATGCCGCCTTCTGCCTGGGCGAACTCACCGTAGGAAAGCGGGACGGTTTCTGGAAGTTGCGCCACGAGGTGGAATCCATCGCCACGGCCCTGTATCGCTTCGACCGCCTGAAGAGCAAACCGGAAGAAGTACGGCAGCCACTGGACGTGGTCACGGTGTTCGCCGGAGACGACATCGACGACGATTCGGCACGCAGGGCCCTGGATACGGGCGAGGCAGTTGCGGCCGGAATCGCCCTGGCCAGCGATCTTGGCAACCTGCCGGGGAATATCTGCACCCCGACCTACCTCGCGGAACAGGGCCAGGCCCTGGCCGAGGAATACGACATGAAGGCCACCATCCTCGACCGCCAGGACATGGAAGACCTCCGCATGGGCGCCCTGCTTTCCGTGTCCCGGGGCAGCCGGCAGCCGCCCAAGCTCATCGTGCTGGAGTACAACGGTGGCAGGAAGGGTGACGCGCCCGTGGCCCTGGTGGGCAAGGGGCTGACCTTCGATGCCGGGGGCATCTCCCTCAAGCCCGCGGCCAATATGGACGAAATGAAGTATGACATGTGCGGCGGCGCCAGCGTTCTCGGTACGCTGAAGGTCATCGCCATGCTGAAACTGCCGATCAATGTGGTGGGTGTCATTCCCAGTTCCGAGAACCTGCCGGACGGCGATGCCAACAAGCCGGGGGACATTGTCACCAGCATGTCGGGACAAACGATCGAAGTCCTGAATACCGACGCCGAGGGCCGCCTGATCCTGTGCGATGCCCTCACCTACACGGAGCGATTCCAGCCTGCGGCGGTCATCGACATCGCCACCCTCACCGGCGCCGTCGTGGTTGCCCTGGGCGCCCACGCCAGCGCCGTCCTGGGCAATGACGCAGCAATTTCGCCGACATGGCCAATATCGGCGGCCGCCAGGCAGGCGCCATTACCGCCGCCTGTTTCCTGGCGCGCTACACCGAGGCCTACAAATGGGCCCATCTGGACATCGCCGGCGCTGCCTGGCGGACCGGGAAAAACAAGGGCGCAACGGGCCGGCCGGTGGGCCTGCTGGCCCAGTACCTCATCGACCGGGCCACGGGCTAAAATGGGGGTACATGACCAGTATCGATTTCTACCTGCTCAGTGACCCGGCGGAACCGGCGGATCGGGTTGCCTGCCGCCTGGCGGAGAAGATCTATCGCCTGGGACACCGCGTCTACCTCCTGGTGGCGGACCGGCAGCAGGCAGAACAACTGGATCAGCTCCTCTGGACCTTCAGCCAGGGCAGTTTCGTACCCCATGAGATCAACGGCACCGACGCGCCGATCTGTATCGGCGACGGCGAACCGCCGGAAGGATTCGTTGATGTCATGGTGAACCTGGCCGGCGAGGTGCCCGGCTTCTTCAGCCGCTTCGATCGAGTGGCCGAACTCGTCGGCGCAAGCGAAGACGCAAAACAGGCCGGACGCGAGCGTTATCGCTTCTACCGCGACCGCGGCTACGCATTGAACACGCACAATCTGTGATACCGGCCATGGCCCACGACCCCGCCAAGAAACCGACGCAAGCACCGAAACACAAACCGTCGACGAAGCACACCCTGCACGAGGTCCTCAATTCCCTGCAGGACGTACTCAACAATGAACTCGCCAACGACGAAGACAAGAAGTCCGCGGTCGCGCCGGAAACGAAATCGCCCAATGTCATCCACTCCCGCAGTCGCGACGAAGTTCTCAGTTCGCTGAAGGCGCTGATCGGTGCCGCGGCAGCGGGCGAACCCCTGCCCCGGCCCGGAAAAAGATCGACTGCCGCCTCCGGCGGCCCGTCGGATATCGGGGAAGACCTGAAACCATCGCAGGTCGCCAGGACACCCGATTCGATGGACCCGGAACCGGAGACCGATCTGGAAGATACAGTCGCATCTCCCGAGGAATTCCACCTGGAAATGGAAGAACCCGCGCCGACCCAACCGGTCCCGGAAGCGGATCCCGATGCGGCGGAAGGGTCCGCCCAGCTCCAGGACACCCCGCCCCCGAAACCGGCACGCGGCAGAAGCCGCCGCGGCAAGCCGAAGCAGATTGAAATCGGCTGGGACGACATCCCGGTCCTGAATGATGTGGTCGCGCCGCCGCCGGAGGCATTGGACCAGGAGGTGCGCCCGGAAATCCGCGACATCGCGATCAAGGTAGCCGCTGCTTTGAACA
It contains:
- a CDS encoding LptF/LptG family permease — protein: MSRHVAERKDIGWISQGAFNSSRRSGSVVYVEQTDGTVLHNIFVEQGGTPGRVIVAAKGRQFKDVATGEETLQLSRGVSYEGTAGSGEYRTVEFDSYRLRITPATRAARKKDNLQAAATGKLLRSDIGTAATRQAELQGRISKPIMVFVLAAFALALSYTEPRRGRFFNLFVSVVFFFLYMNVTGIGKTLIRDGRIPPAVGLWWIHLLFIAVASWFLCRRHLGKPLLSISLPWGRP
- a CDS encoding LptF/LptG family permease translates to MKIIERSFYREAATATIAMIVVLSSLFLMQGAGVLLAQTAEDAPKRNVLLVMLVLNTLKDYGVLMLLSVYIGVLFTLTRWYRDSEMAVLSACGIGTTRLLRPVLIFALVSSRRSFFRQSTA
- a CDS encoding leucyl aminopeptidase, yielding MEYKFERADPVSHACDCLVVGIFEGPALTPTAEALNRASGGRIAELTESGDMEGKKDQSLLVHDLPGVTGKRVLLVGLGKVDKFDEDRYRATVAAAAKRLDRTATRHAAFCLGELTVGKRDGFWKLRHEVESIATALYRFDRLKSKPEEVRQPLDVVTVFAGDDIDDDSARRALDTGEAVAAGIALASDLGNLPGNICTPTYLAEQGQALAEEYDMKATILDRQDMEDLRMGALLSVSRGSRQPPKLIVLEYNGGRKGDAPVALVGKGLTFDAGGISLKPAANMDEMKYDMCGGASVLGTLKVIAMLKLPINVVGVIPSSENLPDGDANKPGDIVTSMSGQTIEVLNTDAEGRLILCDALTYTERFQPAAVIDIATLTGAVVVALGAHASAVLGNDAAISPTWPISAAARQAPLPPPVSWRATPRPTNGPIWTSPALPGGPGKTRAQRAGRWACWPSTSSTGPRAKMGVHDQYRFLPAQ
- a CDS encoding DNA polymerase III subunit chi, producing MTSIDFYLLSDPAEPADRVACRLAEKIYRLGHRVYLLVADRQQAEQLDQLLWTFSQGSFVPHEINGTDAPICIGDGEPPEGFVDVMVNLAGEVPGFFSRFDRVAELVGASEDAKQAGRERYRFYRDRGYALNTHNL
- a CDS encoding LptF/LptG family permease — translated: MILTTLDRHVARTLITSTLFVFVVVLGLFSVVLFLDGVSDLGRAHFNLGALLLYVVLNLPERTYEIFPAATLVGTIAGLSVLALNSELTAMRAGGLSLARLVGSIMLGGSVFVLAGVLLGEFVVPYSSDLAAEGRAQALGQAVGRRQAAIWFRDGNRFVRVGEVLPDLSLLNLDIFDVDPGKALRNQIHADRARYRQK